The following coding sequences lie in one Cygnus olor isolate bCygOlo1 chromosome 8, bCygOlo1.pri.v2, whole genome shotgun sequence genomic window:
- the JUN gene encoding transcription factor AP-1, producing MSAKMEPTFYDDALNGGFAPPESGGYGYNNAKVLKQSMTLNLADPGSNLKPHLRNKSAELLTSPDVGLLKLASPELERLIIQSSNGLITTTPTPTQFLCPKNVTDEQEGFAEGFVRALAELHNQNTLPSVTSAAQPVSGGMAPVSSMASGGGSFNAGLHSEPPVYANLSNFNPNALSSAPSYNANGMGYAPQHHLNAQMPVQHPRLQALKEEPQTVPEMPGETPPLSPIDMESQERIKAERKRMRNRIAASKCRKRKLERIARLEEKVKTLKAQNSELASTANMLREQVAQLKQKVMNHVNSGCQLMLTQQLQTF from the coding sequence ATGAGCGCGAAGATGGAGCCTACCTTCTACGACGACGCGCTGAACGGCGGCTTCGCGCCGCCGGAGAGCGGCGGGTACGGATACAATAACGCCAAGGTGCTGAAGCAGAGCATGACGCTGAACCTGGCGGACCCCGGCAGCAACCTGAAGCCGCACCTGCGGAACAAGAGCGCCGAGCTGCTCACCTCGCCCGACGTGGGCCTCCTGAAGCTGGCCTCGCCCGAGCTGGAGCGCCTCATCATCCAGTCGAGCAACGGGCTGATCACCACCACGCCGACCCCCACGCAGTTCCTCTGCCCCAAGAACGTGACGGACGAGCAGGAGGGCTTCGCCGAGGGCTTCGTCCGGGCGCTGGCCGAGCTGCACAACCAGAACACGCTGCCCAGCGTCACCTCGGCCGCCCAGCCCGTCAGCGGCGGCATGGCACCTGTGTCGTCCATGGCCAGCGGCGGCGGCAGCTTCAACGCCGGCCTGCACAGCGAGCCCCCCGTCTACGCCAACCTCAGCAACTTCAACCCCAACGCGCTCAGCTCGGCGCCCAGCTACAACGCCAACGGCATGGGCTACGCGCCGCAGCACCACCTAAACGCCCAGATGCCCGTGCAGCACCCCAGGCTTCAGGCTCTGAAGGAGGAGCCGCAGACTGTCCCCGAGATGCCGGGGGAGACCCCTCCCCTGTCCCCCATTGACATGGAGTCGCAGGAGAGAATCAAAGCCGAGCGAAAGCGCATGAGAAACAGAATCGCCGCGTCCAAGTGCCGGAAAAGGAAGTTGGAAAGGATTGCCAGGTtggaggaaaaagtgaaaactttGAAAGCCCAGAACTCAGAGCTGGCATCCACTGCCAACATGCTCAGAGAACAGGTTGCACAGCTTAAGCAGAAGGTCATGAACCATGTCAACAGCGGGTGCCAGCTAATGCTCACACAACAGTTGCAAACGTTTTGA